The Phoenix dactylifera cultivar Barhee BC4 unplaced genomic scaffold, palm_55x_up_171113_PBpolish2nd_filt_p 000554F, whole genome shotgun sequence genome includes a window with the following:
- the LOC120106518 gene encoding rhomboid-like protein 19: WLLCIICWHGIFLQERLQQVFFFAFFCYSYTPLSGFHGVLSGFLVGIKQIIPDQELSLFFLLKIKAKWVPTIVALVSVAISFFTTESVSYLPTILFGIYMSWIYLRYFQKKPETGLKGDPSDEFSFSSFFPEFLRPILDPIASVFDWALCGKSETYSEMRGHTLGGTPLPGSGPIEASRRRERGARALEED, from the exons TTTTCTTTTTCGCATTCTTTTGTTACAGTTATACACCTCTTTCTGGCTTCCATGGAGTTCTCTCAGGATTTCTAGTAGGCATTAAGCAAATTATACCAGATCAGGAGTTGAGTCTATTTTTTCTGTTGAAGATCAAAGCAAAG TGGGTGCCAACTATTGTCGCGTTGGTCTCAGTAGCTATAAGTTTTTTCACAACAGAATCTGTATCTTATCTTCCAACTATACTGTTTGGCATTTATATGAGTTGGATTTACCTGCGTTACTTCCAAAAGAAACCTGAAACAGGCCTTAAAGGGGATCCAAGTGATGAGTTTTCTTTCTCCAGTTTTTTTCCTGAATTTTTGCG GCCAATTTTGGACCCCATTGCTTCAGTATTTGATTGGGCCCTTTGTGGAAAATCGGAAACTTACTCAGAAATGAGAGGTCATACATTGGGTGGGACCCCATTGCCTGGTTCAGGTCCTATTGAGGCATCTAGGAGAAG AGAACGGGGAGCAAGGGCACTGGAAGAAGATTAG
- the LOC103708394 gene encoding LOW QUALITY PROTEIN: beta-galactosidase 6 (The sequence of the model RefSeq protein was modified relative to this genomic sequence to represent the inferred CDS: deleted 7 bases in 6 codons), producing the protein MGRAAAWRRPFIFLVLLLPLCSAVDVTYDHRALVIDGARRVLISGSIHYPRSTPEIWAGLIDNAKNGGLDVVETYIFWNLHEPVRNQYDFEGRKDVVTFVKTVAEAGLYVHLRIGPYVCAEWNYGGFPLWLHFIPGIKFRTDNEPFKREMQRFTAKIVDMMQQEKLYASQGGPIILSQIENEYGNIDAAYGSAAKPYINWAASMATSLDTGVPWVMCQQSDAPDPIINTCNGFYCDSFTPNSDKKPKMWTENWSGWFLSFGGRAPYRPVEDLAFAVARFFQRGGTFQNYYMYHGGTNFGRTSGGPFIATSYDYDAPIDEYGIIRQPKWGHLRDLHKAIKLCEAALVATDPTNTSLGPNLEAHVYRAGSGVCAAFLANIGTQSDATVTFNGKSYHLPAWSVSILPDCRNVVFNTAQINSQATHLEMRYLTSNSQDSDQPIDSSKASQSDWSFAVEPVGISKSNAFTRSGLLEQINTTADVSDYLWYSIRIDIKGDEQFLSNGTQSNLHVESLGHVVHAFVNGKLSGSGMGNSGNAKVTLEKPITLVQGKNKIDLLSATVGLQNYGAFFDLWGAGITGPVKLKGQDGTKDLSSDEWTYQIGLKGEELALYDGSKDSSQWVSQPTLPKGQPLIWYKTNFDAPEGNDPIAIDFNWNGKGEAWVNGQSIGRYWPTYISSRNGCATSCNYKGTYNSDKCLKNVGKPSQLMYHVPRSFIQPGSNTLVLFEEMGGDPTKNSFATRQTGSLCAHVSESHPSPIDAWISSQTEVERLGPVLHLECPYPNQVISSIKFASFGTPHGSCGRYNHGNCESDSALAVVQQACIGAKSCGIGVSTKMFGDPCRGITKSLAVEAACS; encoded by the exons ATGGGAAGGGCAGCAGCTTGGCGGAGGCCTTTCATTTTCCTTGTTCTTCTCCTTCCATTGTGCTCGGCGGTTGATGTGACGTACGACCACCGGGCGCTGGTGATCGATGGGGCTCGCCGGGTGCTCATCTCCGGCTCCATCCATTACCCCCGCAGCACCCCGGAG ATATGGGCGGGTCTGATCGACAATGCCAAGAACGGCGGGCTGGACGTCGTCGAGACCTATATCTTCTGGAACCTCCACGAACCCGTCCGGAACCAG TACGACTTCGAAGGGAGGAAGGACGTGGTGACGTTCGTGAAGACAGTCGCGGAGGCCGGGCTTTACGTTCATCTCCGGATTGGCCCTTACGTCTGCGCCGAGTGGAATTACGG GGGATTCCCGCTCTGGTTGCATTTCATCCCCGGGATCAAATTCAGGACCGACAACGAGCCTTTCAAG AGGGAGATGCAGCGCTTCACGGCGAAGATCGTCGATATGATGCAGCAGGAGAAGCTGTATGCATCCCAAGGTGGACCCATCATCTTATCTCAG ATCGAGAACGAGTATGGGAACATCGATGCAGCGTATGGTTCGGCCGCCAAGCCTTACATCAATTGGGCCGCATCCATGGCCACCTCTCTAGACACGGGCGTGCCCTGGGTGATGTGCCAGCAATCCGATGCCCCTGACCCCATA ATCAACACTTGCAATGGGTTTTACTGTGATTCATTCACTCCGAACTCCGACAAGAAGCCCAAGATGTGGACGGAGAACTGGAGCGGATG GTTCCTGTCTTTTGGTGGTAGAGCGCCATATCGACCGGTTGAGGACCTTGCATTTGCTGTCGCCCGTTTTTTCCAACGTGGTGGTACCTTCCAAAACTACTACATG TATCATGGTGGAACCAACTTTGGACGCACATCTGGGGGGCCATTTATTGCCACGAGCTATGACTATGATGCTCCAATTGATGAGTACG GAATTATTAGGCAACCTAAGTGGGGTCACCTAAGAGATCTACACAAAGCAATAAAGCTTTGCGAAGCAGCATTGGTAGCAACAGATCCAACAAACACTTCTCTTGGTCCAAATTTGGAG GCACACGTGTACAGGGCAGGGTCAGGGGTCTGTGCAGCATTTCTTGCCAATATTGGCACCCAGTCTGATGCAACTGTTACTTTTAATGGCAAATCATATCATTTACCTGCATGGTCTGTGAGCATCCTGCCTGATTGCCGGAACGTTGTCTTCAATACTGCTCAG ATTAACTCTCAAGCTACTCATTTGGAGATGAGATATCTAACATCCAATAGTCAAGATTCAGATCAACCCATTGATTCCTCTAAAGCATCTCAATCAGACTGGAGTTTTGCCGTTGAACCTGTTGGTATCTCAAAGAGCAACGCCTTCACAAGAAGCGGATTACTGGAGCAGATAAATACTACTGCTGATGTTAGTGATTATCTATGGTATTCAATAAG AATTGATATCAAAGGTGATGAACAGTTCCTTTCGAATGGTACTCAATCTAATCTTCATGTGGAATCACTTGGCCATGTTGTTCATGCATTTGTGAATGGGAAACTATCAG GCAGTGGGATGGGCAATAGTGGTAATGCAAAGGTCACATTGGAGAAGCCTATCACACTTGTACAAGGAAAGAACAAGATCGATCTTTTGAGTGCAACTGTTGGCCTACAG AACTATGGTGCATTTTTTGATTTATGGGGTGCTGGAATTACTGGTCCTGTGAAGCTGAAGGGCCAAGATGGCACAAAAGATCTATCTTCAGATGAATGGACATATCAG ATTGGACTTAAAGGGGAAGAGTTGGCTTTGTATGATGGCTCTAAGGATTCATCACAATGGGTCTCACAGCCTACCTTGCCGAAGGGTCAACCATTAATATGGTACAAG ACAAACTTTGATGCTCCTGAGGGCAATGATCCGATCGCA ATAGACTTCAACTGGAATGGGAAGGGTGAGGCATGGGTGAATGGGCAGAGCATTGGGCGCTATTGGCCAACATATATCTCTTCG AGAAATGGCTGTGCCACATCATGCAACTATAAAGGGACTTACAATTCTGACAAATGTCTAAAGAATGTTGGAAAGCCATCACAGCTTAT GTATCATGTTCCTCGTTCGTTTATT CAACCAGGCAGTAATACACTGGTTCTTTTTGAGGAGATGGGTGGAGATCCAACCAAAAAT TCATTTGCTACAAGGCAGACTGGAAGCTTATGTGCGCATGTATCAGAATCACATCCATCACCCATAGATGCCTGGATCTCTTCACAAACAGAGGTAGAGAGATTGGGGCCAGTACTCCACTTGGAATGCCCATATCCCAATCAGGTCATATCTTCGATCAAGTTTGCAAGTTTTGGGACTCCACATGGCTCATGTGGAAGGTACAACCATGGCAATTGC GAAAGTGATAGCGCCCTTGCTGTTGTGCAGCAG GCTTGCATCGGGGCC AAGAGTTGCGGCATTGGAGTCTCGACAAAGATGTTTGGGGATCCGTGTAGAGGAATTACTAAAAGCCTTGCAGTTGAAGCTGCATGCTCTTGA
- the LOC103708393 gene encoding uncharacterized protein LOC103708393 isoform X1 codes for MMMMMMMERRLAGAAAAKDNDKNAPILLSSSSSSEDEGGEGRVIQRRGEKEAAAPSPPMPTKKRNSKAGVEEEKKKKKKDRRSAEGDEEEAPKKKKRKKKNKNKEDGKHKKIDASCSFPMSRVWRLVRSEGAAATNTRTTPDAVFLINKASEMFLGKFAEDAYATAVQERKKSIAYKHLSSTVSSGKRYEFLSDFVPEKVRAEDALKAKALVET; via the exons atgatgatgatgatgatgatggagcgGCGGCTGGCGGGAGCGGCGGCGGCCAAGGACAACGACAAGAATGCCCCTATTCtcctttcctcctcttcttcgtccgaggacgaaggaggagaaggaagagtgatacagaggagaggagagaaagaggcggctgctccctctcctcctaTGCCTACCAAGAAAAGGAACAGCAAGGCCGGggtagaggaggagaagaagaagaagaagaaggataggAGGAGTGCAGAAGGGGATGAGGAGGAGGCgcccaagaagaagaaaaggaagaagaagaacaagaacaagGAGGACGGCAAGCACAAGAAGATAGACGCCTCGTGCAGCTTCCCGATGAGCCGAGTCTGGCGCCTCGTCCGGAGCGAGGGCGCCGCCGCCACGAATACCCGCACCACCCCTGATGCCGTCTTCCTCATCAACAAGGCCTCc GAGATGTTTCTAGGAAAATTTGCTGAGGATGCTTATGCCACTGCCGTGCAGGAACGTAAAAAGTCCATTGCCTACAAGCACCTCT catcAACTGTTTCCAGTGGGAAGAGATACGAGTTCCTATCAG ATTTTGTCCCCGAGAAGGTAAGAGCTGAAGATGCCTTGAAGGCGAAGGCACTAGTTGAAACATAA
- the LOC103708393 gene encoding uncharacterized protein LOC103708393 isoform X2 → MMMMMMMERRLAGAAAAKDNDKNAPILLSSSSSSEDEGGEGRVIQRRGEKEAAAPSPPMPTKKRNSKAGVEEEKKKKKKDRRSAEGDEEEAPKKKKRKKKNKNKEDGKHKKIDASCSFPMSRVWRLVRSEGAAATNTRTTPDAVFLINKASEMFLGKFAEDAYATAVQERKKSIAYKHLWAY, encoded by the exons atgatgatgatgatgatgatggagcgGCGGCTGGCGGGAGCGGCGGCGGCCAAGGACAACGACAAGAATGCCCCTATTCtcctttcctcctcttcttcgtccgaggacgaaggaggagaaggaagagtgatacagaggagaggagagaaagaggcggctgctccctctcctcctaTGCCTACCAAGAAAAGGAACAGCAAGGCCGGggtagaggaggagaagaagaagaagaagaaggataggAGGAGTGCAGAAGGGGATGAGGAGGAGGCgcccaagaagaagaaaaggaagaagaagaacaagaacaagGAGGACGGCAAGCACAAGAAGATAGACGCCTCGTGCAGCTTCCCGATGAGCCGAGTCTGGCGCCTCGTCCGGAGCGAGGGCGCCGCCGCCACGAATACCCGCACCACCCCTGATGCCGTCTTCCTCATCAACAAGGCCTCc GAGATGTTTCTAGGAAAATTTGCTGAGGATGCTTATGCCACTGCCGTGCAGGAACGTAAAAAGTCCATTGCCTACAAGCACCTCT GGGCATATTGA